Proteins encoded by one window of Chryseobacterium aquaeductus:
- a CDS encoding exo-beta-N-acetylmuramidase NamZ family protein: MNLDFKIKTLLLICLIFLGVFNPYYSQTQDQDCFKTGADRPELYLPLLKGKTIGIVTNQTGLMKDKTHVVDYLVKNGVKIKTIFAPEHGFRGDADAGEKVKNGVDVKTGIPIISLYGNNKKPKPEQLKGLDIVLFDIQDVGVRFYTYISTLTYLMEAGAENNVEILVLDRPNPHDGYIDGPILKKKWESFVGMHEVPVVYGLTIGEYGKMVNGEKWLKNGVQAKYTLIPMQKYHKKQRYKILDKPSPNLPNDKSINLYPSLCFFEGTQVSVGRGTDIPFQVYGSPWTKNLPYQFTPKPTFGAKDPFLNGKLCYGENLSDNSNDLRALNLEWLIKSYKSYKNPQQDFFLKNLFFDTLAGSDQLRKQIVSGKSEKEIKDSWKSDLEKFSKIRSKYVIYED; this comes from the coding sequence ATGAATTTAGATTTCAAAATTAAAACTTTACTTCTTATTTGCCTAATTTTTTTAGGAGTATTCAATCCATATTATTCTCAAACTCAAGATCAGGATTGTTTCAAGACCGGTGCAGACAGACCAGAATTATATTTACCTTTATTGAAAGGTAAAACTATTGGAATTGTCACCAACCAAACTGGTTTGATGAAAGATAAAACTCATGTCGTTGATTACCTTGTAAAAAACGGTGTAAAAATAAAAACAATTTTCGCTCCTGAACATGGCTTCAGAGGTGATGCTGATGCCGGTGAAAAAGTAAAAAATGGAGTAGACGTGAAAACCGGAATCCCAATCATTTCGCTTTATGGAAACAACAAAAAACCAAAGCCGGAACAGTTGAAAGGTTTAGATATTGTGCTGTTTGATATTCAGGATGTTGGCGTAAGATTTTACACGTATATTTCTACTTTAACTTACCTCATGGAAGCCGGTGCGGAAAACAACGTTGAGATTTTAGTTTTAGACAGGCCCAATCCACATGACGGTTATATTGACGGACCAATTTTGAAAAAGAAATGGGAAAGTTTTGTTGGTATGCACGAAGTTCCTGTAGTGTACGGTTTAACCATCGGCGAGTATGGAAAAATGGTGAACGGTGAAAAGTGGTTGAAAAATGGAGTGCAGGCCAAATATACTTTAATTCCGATGCAAAAATATCATAAAAAACAGCGATATAAGATTTTAGATAAACCTTCTCCGAACTTGCCAAACGATAAATCTATCAATTTATATCCGAGTTTATGCTTTTTTGAGGGAACGCAGGTTTCTGTGGGAAGAGGTACGGATATTCCGTTTCAGGTATATGGTTCACCTTGGACGAAAAATTTACCTTATCAATTCACTCCCAAGCCTACTTTTGGAGCGAAAGATCCTTTCTTAAATGGTAAATTGTGCTATGGTGAAAATCTTTCAGATAATTCTAATGATTTGAGAGCGTTGAATCTAGAATGGCTCATCAAATCTTACAAATCTTACAAAAATCCTCAACAAGACTTTTTTTTAAAGAATCTTTTCTTTGATACTTTAGCAGGAAGTGATCAGTTAAGAAAACAGATAGTTTCAGGGAAATCTGAAAAAGAAATAAAAGACTCTTGGAAATCTGACCTCGAAAAATTCTCAAAAATCAGAAGTAAATATGTGATCTACGAAGATTAA
- a CDS encoding ABC transporter permease, with translation MKFPLYFSRKIAFSKDNKNNLSRVIIFIGRLSVALGIIVSLITISTGFGSKKAIKERLADFSGHVTVKSTRSNSSYNTSILDNEGLDIKKLKNLDDVESVQKYAMVTGIMRNEHSFAGIIFKGVGKDFDSLRFKKFLISGKTPQISEDGYNNGVTISEKISNDLHLKVNDSIVTVFAKEDQKQIYRKFQVVGIYKTDIKMIDDQFVIGDVNHVRKIMDMKPEDIGGIDIFFKNVNNIDRDFPEVEQLIGYKNYAEKATDKFPQINDWISIFDTNIALIISIMLIVVIINIIMVLLILIIERTNSIGLLKTLGATNGQIRATFINYTLIIMVPGLLYGNAIGIGLLLIQKFFGIIKLNPENYYVSTVPVDLNPIAILSISVGILLISGLALIIPSYLISKISPVKSIKYS, from the coding sequence TTGAAATTTCCTTTATATTTCTCTAGAAAAATAGCGTTTTCCAAAGATAACAAAAATAACCTATCGCGGGTGATCATCTTCATCGGCAGGCTGTCTGTTGCTTTGGGAATCATCGTTTCTTTGATCACCATATCCACAGGTTTTGGCTCAAAAAAAGCGATAAAAGAGCGGTTGGCAGATTTTAGCGGTCATGTTACTGTGAAATCTACGCGATCGAACTCTTCTTACAACACTTCTATTCTCGACAATGAAGGTCTGGACATTAAAAAATTGAAAAATCTTGATGATGTAGAAAGCGTGCAGAAATATGCAATGGTAACAGGAATCATGCGAAATGAGCATAGCTTTGCCGGAATTATTTTTAAAGGTGTAGGTAAAGATTTTGACAGTTTAAGGTTTAAAAAATTTCTCATTTCGGGGAAAACGCCACAGATTTCCGAAGATGGTTACAATAACGGCGTTACCATATCAGAAAAAATATCCAACGATCTTCATCTAAAAGTGAACGACAGCATCGTAACAGTTTTTGCAAAGGAAGATCAAAAGCAGATTTACAGGAAATTTCAGGTGGTAGGGATTTATAAAACCGACATCAAAATGATAGACGATCAATTCGTTATTGGTGATGTGAATCATGTAAGAAAAATCATGGATATGAAACCCGAAGATATTGGCGGAATTGATATTTTTTTTAAAAATGTAAACAATATTGACAGAGACTTTCCAGAAGTTGAACAATTGATCGGTTATAAAAACTATGCCGAAAAAGCTACAGATAAATTTCCTCAGATTAATGACTGGATCAGTATTTTTGACACCAACATTGCACTTATTATTTCCATTATGCTGATTGTGGTGATCATCAACATCATCATGGTTCTTTTGATTTTAATTATTGAGCGTACCAATTCTATTGGTTTGCTTAAAACTTTAGGAGCAACAAATGGTCAGATCAGAGCTACTTTTATCAACTATACGCTAATCATCATGGTTCCGGGATTGCTTTACGGAAATGCTATAGGAATCGGACTTTTACTTATTCAAAAGTTTTTTGGAATCATTAAATTAAACCCCGAAAACTATTATGTAAGCACCGTGCCGGTAGATCTGAATCCCATAGCAATTCTTTCGATCTCTGTCGGAATATTATTAATTTCCGGTTTAGCATTGATTATTCCGAGTTATCTGATCAGTAAAATTTCTCCGGTGAAATCTATTAAATATAGTTAA
- a CDS encoding chaperone modulator CbpM codes for MSERISREKLVKIYNIEITFFDELVDNGLLNVETENETRYLIYEDLHVFEKFANWHYDLEINLPGLEVIHNMLKKIDDLNQKNRELMNKLSAISDRYEDI; via the coding sequence ATGAGTGAAAGAATATCACGGGAAAAACTCGTAAAAATATACAATATTGAGATCACTTTTTTTGATGAACTGGTAGACAATGGTTTACTGAATGTAGAAACCGAAAATGAGACCCGGTATCTGATTTATGAGGATCTTCATGTTTTTGAAAAATTTGCCAATTGGCATTATGATCTGGAGATCAATTTACCAGGGCTTGAAGTCATTCATAATATGTTGAAGAAAATAGATGACTTAAATCAAAAAAATCGTGAATTGATGAATAAACTTTCTGCCATCAGTGATAGATATGAAGATATTTAA
- a CDS encoding DnaJ C-terminal domain-containing protein yields the protein MAYINYYKILGVDKNASQDDIKKAYRKQARKLHPDLNPNDKEAEKKFKELNEANEVLSNAENRAKYDKYGENWKHGEEYEKAQSQQRKQYQGGNSTGGFSGEEDFSDFFQSMFGGEGSDFGRSSRGSASGKFKGQDIQAELNLNLKDAAETHQQTFDINGKKVRITIPAGVYEGQQIKLKGHGNPGFNGGPSGDLYITFNINSDPNFERSENDLKTKVIIDLYTAVLGGDVMVNTLDGSVNLKVKPETQSGTTVRLKGKGFPVYKKDGEFGDLFVTYEVKLPTNLTEKQKELFEQLKNS from the coding sequence ATGGCTTATATTAATTATTACAAAATTTTAGGCGTAGATAAAAACGCATCGCAAGACGATATCAAAAAAGCGTACCGCAAACAGGCTAGAAAGCTGCATCCCGATCTCAACCCCAATGATAAAGAAGCTGAAAAAAAATTCAAAGAATTAAATGAAGCCAATGAAGTTCTCAGTAATGCTGAAAATCGTGCTAAGTATGATAAGTATGGCGAAAACTGGAAGCATGGTGAAGAATATGAGAAAGCCCAAAGTCAGCAACGAAAACAATATCAAGGTGGAAATTCAACTGGTGGTTTTTCAGGTGAAGAAGATTTTTCAGACTTTTTCCAGAGTATGTTCGGTGGCGAAGGAAGCGATTTTGGCAGAAGTTCACGCGGAAGTGCTTCGGGAAAATTCAAAGGTCAGGATATTCAGGCAGAATTAAATTTAAATCTGAAAGACGCTGCAGAAACTCATCAGCAGACTTTTGACATCAACGGTAAAAAAGTGAGAATTACAATACCTGCAGGAGTTTATGAAGGTCAGCAGATCAAACTTAAAGGTCACGGAAATCCAGGATTTAATGGCGGTCCGAGTGGAGATTTATATATCACTTTTAACATCAATTCTGACCCGAATTTTGAAAGATCAGAAAATGATCTGAAAACAAAGGTGATTATTGATCTTTACACAGCAGTTTTGGGTGGAGATGTAATGGTAAACACGCTCGATGGAAGTGTGAATCTAAAAGTAAAACCAGAAACTCAAAGCGGAACCACGGTGAGATTGAAAGGGAAAGGTTTTCCTGTTTATAAAAAAGACGGCGAATTTGGAGATTTGTTTGTGACTTATGAAGTGAAATTACCCACAAATCTTACTGAGAAACAAAAGGAACTTTTCGAACAACTTAAAAATTCATAA
- a CDS encoding PLP-dependent cysteine synthase family protein gives MKYAENILETIGNTPLVKINKVLGEDFPALVLAKVETFNPGNSVKDRMALKMIEDAEKDGRLKPGGTIIEGTSGNTGMGLALAAIIKGYKCIFVTNAKQSKEKCDILRAVGAEVIVCPTDVKPTDPRSYYSVSKRLAAETENGWYVNQYDNLSNRAAHYESTAPEIWKQTEGKLTHFLVGAGTGGTITGCGMYFKERNPNIKIIGVDTYGSILKEIHETGEIKLENAYSYITEGIGEDILPENYDMSVIDHFEKVTDKDGAIYARKLAKEEGIFCGYSAGSAMASLVQMKDQFTKDDVIVVLLHDHGSRYVAKIYNDEWMKEMGWLD, from the coding sequence ATGAAATACGCAGAAAATATTCTCGAAACCATAGGAAATACACCTCTTGTGAAAATCAATAAAGTCTTGGGAGAAGATTTTCCGGCCTTGGTTTTGGCAAAAGTAGAAACCTTCAATCCCGGAAATTCGGTGAAAGACAGAATGGCCCTGAAAATGATTGAAGATGCCGAAAAAGATGGCAGATTAAAGCCAGGAGGAACGATCATTGAAGGAACTTCAGGAAATACAGGAATGGGATTGGCTCTTGCAGCGATCATCAAAGGCTACAAATGTATTTTTGTAACCAATGCTAAACAGTCTAAAGAAAAATGCGACATTCTTCGTGCCGTAGGTGCTGAAGTAATTGTGTGCCCTACAGATGTAAAACCTACAGACCCACGTTCTTATTATTCGGTTTCTAAAAGATTGGCAGCCGAAACAGAAAACGGTTGGTACGTTAATCAATACGACAATTTATCCAACAGAGCGGCTCATTATGAGTCTACAGCTCCTGAAATCTGGAAACAGACAGAAGGAAAACTGACTCATTTCTTAGTTGGAGCAGGCACTGGAGGAACTATTACGGGTTGTGGAATGTATTTCAAAGAAAGAAATCCGAATATTAAAATTATTGGGGTTGATACTTATGGTTCTATTTTAAAGGAAATACATGAGACTGGAGAAATTAAGTTAGAAAATGCTTACAGCTACATCACAGAAGGTATTGGTGAAGATATTCTTCCTGAAAACTATGATATGTCGGTAATCGATCATTTTGAAAAAGTAACTGATAAAGACGGTGCGATCTACGCAAGAAAACTGGCAAAAGAAGAAGGAATTTTCTGTGGATATTCTGCAGGAAGTGCCATGGCTTCTTTGGTTCAGATGAAAGATCAATTTACGAAAGATGATGTGATTGTAGTTTTACTTCATGATCACGGATCAAGATATGTAGCCAAGATCTACAACGATGAGTGGATGAAAGAAATGGGTTGGCTAGATTAA
- a CDS encoding dicarboxylate/amino acid:cation symporter: MKEVLKNYSGILFLILGITVGSIIGIVAPQSVEYIKPVGDIFLNLLFVSVVPLVFFAVSNSISSLEQESKFGKIILVMSFTFLLFILIAASFTIGAVYLFPVSSISGSSEIISEATKEENWGDRIVSFFTVGEFTELFSRKNMLALLIFAFLTGFAARKSGENGKPFRVFIASGYDVMKELLLMIMKIAPIGLGAYFAYQVATLGPQLFGFYAKPLGLYYIAGIIYFFLFFSFYAFIANGQNGFKGFWKNAILPTLTALSTCSSFATMPTNLLAASKIGIPSSIANLVIPIGTTLHKNGSSMSSIIKIYVAFQIIGRDFFEPTNLLLALGITVFVSIVAGGIPNGGYIGEMLMISVYSLPQEAIPAVIIIGTLVDPLATVLNAVGDLVAAMFVNRFVKV, from the coding sequence ATGAAAGAGGTTTTAAAAAACTATTCAGGAATTCTTTTTTTAATTCTCGGGATCACCGTTGGAAGCATCATCGGCATTGTAGCTCCACAAAGCGTGGAATATATAAAACCCGTGGGAGATATTTTCCTGAATCTCCTTTTTGTAAGTGTCGTTCCTTTGGTATTTTTCGCAGTTTCCAATTCTATTTCTTCTTTGGAACAGGAATCTAAGTTTGGTAAGATCATTCTTGTAATGTCATTTACTTTTCTTTTATTTATTTTAATTGCCGCATCATTTACGATTGGTGCTGTGTATCTTTTTCCTGTTTCATCAATCTCCGGAAGCTCTGAAATCATTTCCGAAGCTACAAAAGAAGAAAATTGGGGCGACCGAATTGTTAGTTTTTTTACAGTAGGTGAATTCACCGAGCTGTTTTCCCGAAAAAACATGCTCGCTCTTTTGATCTTCGCTTTTCTCACAGGATTTGCAGCAAGAAAATCTGGCGAAAATGGTAAACCATTCAGAGTTTTTATTGCTTCCGGATATGACGTGATGAAAGAATTACTTTTAATGATTATGAAGATTGCACCCATTGGTTTGGGAGCCTATTTTGCCTACCAAGTAGCAACATTGGGGCCCCAGCTTTTCGGTTTTTATGCTAAACCTTTAGGCTTATATTACATTGCAGGAATCATTTACTTCTTTTTATTTTTCTCTTTTTATGCCTTTATCGCAAACGGACAAAACGGATTTAAAGGTTTCTGGAAGAATGCAATCCTTCCGACATTAACTGCGCTAAGTACCTGCAGCAGTTTTGCCACAATGCCTACGAACTTATTAGCAGCATCGAAAATTGGAATTCCCAGTTCAATTGCGAATCTTGTGATTCCGATTGGGACGACGCTCCATAAAAACGGTTCGTCAATGTCATCGATTATAAAAATATATGTTGCCTTTCAGATTATCGGGAGAGATTTTTTTGAACCTACAAATCTTCTTTTAGCACTAGGAATTACCGTTTTCGTGAGTATTGTTGCTGGCGGAATTCCCAATGGCGGTTACATCGGTGAAATGCTGATGATTTCAGTATACAGTCTGCCGCAAGAAGCAATCCCCGCAGTGATTATCATTGGAACTTTGGTAGATCCTTTGGCGACAGTTTTAAATGCAGTTGGAGATCTTGTCGCAGCGATGTTCGTGAATCGGTTTGTGAAGGTGTGA